The Geothrix oryzae DNA window ATGGATGCGGAACTGGGTTCTCATCACAGGGTGTTCGACGGGCATCGGGCGGGCCCTGGTGCCGCTCTGCCGTGGGGCGGGCTGGGGCGTGGTGGCCACGGCCCGGAGGCCGGAGTCGCTGGCGGATCTGCCGCCTGGCGAGGATCTGCGCGTCCTTCCCCTGGATGTCACCGAGGACGCGAGCGTCGCGCGGGCGGCTGCGACCTGCGCCGACCTGCGCCTGAAGGCCCTCGTGAACAACGCCGGCTACGGCCAGGTGGGCCCCCTGGAGCTCCTCCGCCCCGAGGAACTCCGGGCGCAATTCGAGACCAATGTGATCGGCCTCCACCGGGTGACCAACGCCTTCCTGCCGCTGCTGCGACGCCAGCCCGGTGCGCGGATCCTGCAGGTGGCCTCCATGCTGGGGCGCCTGTCCATCCCGCTGGCGGGGCCCTACAACGCCTCCAAGCATGCCGTGGTGGCCCTGGCGGAAAGCCTGCGCCTGGAGGTGGGCCGGGAGGTGGCGGTGGTGCTGGTGGAGCCCGGCGCTATCCGCACGGCCTTCCGGGAGACCCTCGCCACGGCCTGGGGAGATCTGCCCGAGCGGGCCCGGGGCACCCGGTACGAGGCCGTCATCGGCCGCTACCTGGCCCTGCGGAAGGGGCAGGCCGAGCGGTTCGCCATGGACGCGGAAGACTGTGCCCGCCAGCTGCTTCACGCCTTGGACGCGGCCCATCCCCCGCGCCGGGTGGTCATCGGCCGGGACGCCTTCTGGGTGGCCAAGCTGAAGGCCCTCCTGCCAGTCGCCTGGTGGGAGGGCCTGCTACGCCGTCAGTACGGCCTGGATTGACCTACTTGTAGATGCCGCAGCCGACGACGAGGCCGCCTTCCGCCAGGCAGAACGAGGTCTTGTTCTCGACCTTGCCCGTGGCGGGATTCTCGACCTTCATGTCGGCCCAGCCGCCGCCCTTCTTCTGGCCGGTCTTGATGATCTCCTGGATGTTGTAGACGCCGTCCGGGTCCTTCACATTCCAGCGGTTGACGCCGAGGAGGTTGGCCCGGGCCCCGTGGGCCAGCACCACGCCCTTGAGGTCATAGACGAAGAGATAGAGGGTCCCGCCCTGCTTTACATGGAACCGGCCCTGGGGCTTGTGGACCTCGGCCAGGAAGGCCTCCTTCCCGTTGGCCTTCAGGAAGGCGATGCCCTCCTTCACCATGGCTTCGGCCTTGGGGCGCTCCGCAGGCTGGGCGAGTAGGGCGGTGGTGATCATGAGGGCGGCGGGCAGGGCCAGCAGGCGACGCGGGTGGATGCTCATGGGCAATCTCCTTCTCAAGCAAACAGGGACTCTCTCCCCCACATTCATCGGCCTGGGCTAAGACCACCTTAAGCTCTCATTTGGAATCTATTTATAGGCGCCGCAGCCGATGATCCAGCCTTCCATCAGCTCCACATACGAGACCTTGGTCCTGACCTTGCCCGTCGCGGGGTGGGGGTATTTGTAGTCCACCCAGCCGCTGCCCTTGGCCCGGGCGACGGCGATCATGTCCCGGAGGAAGTGCTTTCCGTCGGGATCCCGCAGGCCGATCCGGTTCGTGCCCACCATCTGGCTCTGGAAGCCGATGGCCTGGCAGACGCCCTGCAGGTCGTAGACGAAGATGTAGAGCTCTTCCCCGCTTTTCACATGGAACCGGCCCTGGCCGTGGTTGATCTCCCTCAGCAGGGCCTCTTTTCCATGGCTCTTGGCGAACGCCACCGCCTCCTTCACCAGGGACAGGGCCCGAGCGGGCTGGTCCTGGGCCAGGAGGGGTGGCGCGGTCATGCAGAAAAGGGCCGGAATCCATGCATTCCCAGCGTGCACAAGGGCCTCCTTCGGAGGAGAACGGCTACACCTGTAGAGATCGTCCGCTCGGGCGGAAGCATGAATCCCGGCAGGGCCTGCCAGACTGGAGGCATGTCCGACGACCGCCTCTACCTGATCGACACCTTCGCCTTCCTTTTCTCGGCATCCGCCGCGCGGATGCGCGAGACCTCGCCGTTGAACCGGGAGATGAACCGTGGCTGAGGATCGCCTTTACCTGATTGATACCTTTGCCTTCATTTTTAGGGCCTACTTCGCCAATCCCCGGCTGAAAAACGGGGCGGCCTACACCTTCACGCGGCTGGTGCTGCAGCTGCTGGAGAAGCACAAGCCCACCCACATCGCCTGCGTGTTCGATACGCCGGAACCCACCTTCCGGCACGAGATCTATCCCGAGTACAAGGCCAACCGCGACGCCATGCCCGAGGACCTGCGACCGCAGATCCCCATGATCCGGCAGCTGGTGGAGGCGCTGAACATCCCCATCGTGGAGCTGCATGGCTACGAGGCGGACGATGTCATGGGCACCCTGGCCCGGGAATCCGCCGCCCACGGCCTTCCCGCGGTCATCGTCAGCCCCGACAAGGACCTGCTGCAGCTGGTGGACGACGGGCTGCGCATCCAGGTGTTGAACACCAAGGACGGCGAAGTCTGGCATGACCGCGAGGGCGTGAAGACCCGCATGGGCGTGTGGCCCGAGCAGGTGGTGGACTTCCTGAGCCTGGTGGGGGACGCCTCCGACAATGTGAAGGGCGTGCCCGGCATCGGCGAAAAGGGCGCAGCGCTGCTGCTGGAGAAGTTCGGCAACCTCGACGGCGTCATCGCCGGCAAGGCTGAGCTCAAGCCCAAGCAGCGCGAAGGCCTGGACACCGCCGCCGCGTGGCTGGAGCTCACCCGGCGCCTGGTCACCGTGGTGACCGACCTCAAGCTGTCCCTGCATCCGAAGGATCTCGCCTATCCCGGCGTGGACGAGGCCAAGGCCCGGGAGACCTTCAAGGCCCTGGGTTTCCAGACCCTCACCAAGGAGTTCACCCAGAGCGCCGAGCAGGCGGGCAGCGCGCGGACCTATCGGGCCGCCTCCACCGTGGCGGACCTCGAGGCGGCCGTGGCGGCCTGCCGCGCGGCCGGTCGCTTCGGCCTCGACACGGAGACCACCAGCATCGATCCCACGCGGGGCCACCTGGTGGGCCTCAGCCTGGCCTGGGCACCCAACGAGGGGCTCTATGTGCCGCTGGCCCACCTGAAGCCCGCCACCGCGGACACGGAAGGCTCTCTGCCGGGCCTGCTACCGGACTCGGGCCTGCCCGAATCGCTGCTGGACCTTCGGGGCGATGCGGTGGGCTTCTTCTCGGAACTGGCGCCCCACCTGGACCCCCGCAATGTGCCCTTCGCGGAGGCCCGGCGCGTCCTCGCGCCGCTGCTGGCGGATGCCTCCGTCGGGAAGTGCGGCCAGAACCTGAAGTACGATTTGCAGGTGCTGACCCGTCATGGCTTGCCCGTGGCGGGCTTGGCGGACGACAGCATGGTGCTGAGCTTCCTGCTGGAGAGCGGCGTCCGCCACAACCTGGATGACCTGTCCGTGCGCCTGCTCGATGTGAAGCCGATCGCCTTCGAGGAGGTGGTGGGGAAGGGGAAGAGCCAGAAGCGCTTTGACGAGGCCGTGTTCGAGCAGGCGGTGCAGTACGCTGCGGAAGATGCCGACCTGGCCCTGCAGCTCTGCGACAAGCTGCGGACGAGGTTCGCCGACGACCGGATGAAGCGCCTCTACGAAGAGGTGGACCTCCCGCTCGTGGAGGTTCTGGCGGCCCTCGAAGGCCATGGCGTCCGCCTGGATTTGAATGTGCTTTCCCAGCTCGCCGTGCGCATGCACGGTGAGCGCGAACGGGCCCAAGCCCGTGTCATCGAACTCGCGGGCGAGCCTTTCAACCTGAACAGCCCCACCCAGCTGGGGGCGATCCTCTTCGGCAAGCTGGGTTACAAGCCCGTGAAGTTCACGGGCAAGACCAAGGCGCCCAGCACCGACGAGGATGTGCTGCAGGAATTGGCCAAGGCGCAGGGTGCGGAGATCGCCAGCGAGCTGTTGCGGCACCGCCAGATGGTGAAGCTGCTGGGCACCTATGTGGAGGCTCTGCCGCAGATGGTGAACCCCGTGACCAAGCGCGTGCACACGCGCCTGCACCAGGCGGCCGTGGCCTCGGGGCGGCTGGCCTCCAGCGATCCCAACCTCCAGAACATCCCCATCCGCACCGAGGAGGGCCGGGCCATCCGCGGGGCTTTCGTGCCCGAACCCGGCTGGGTTCTGCTGGATGCGGACTACAGCCAGATCGAACTGCGGGTGGTGGCGGCCCTGGCCGAGGATCCCGTCCTGCTGGGCGCCTTCGCCGCGGGTGAGGACATCCACCGCCGGACGGCCTCCGAGGTCTTCGGCGTGCCCATGGAGACCGTCACCTCCGATCAGCGCAGCGCCTCCAAGGCGGTCAACTTCGGCCTGCTCTACGGGCAGGGGGCCTTCGCCCTCGCCGCCAACATCGGCGTCAGCCAGAAGGAGGCCAAGGCCTTCATCGAACGCTACTTCGAGCGCATGCCGAAGGTGGCGGCCTGGATTGAGGGCGCCAAGGAGCGGGCCCTGGCCGAAGGCCTCGTCCGCACCCACTGGGGCCGCATCCGTCTGATCCCCGAGTTGGAGAGTCCCAACAAGCAGTTCCAGGCCCAGGGGCTGCGCGAAGCCGTGAACACTATCGTTCAGGGTACGGCCGCCGACCTCATGCGCCGGGCCATGGTGCGCCTGCACCGCAGCCTCCAGGTCTCAGGCCTCCGGGCCAGGCTGCTGCTCCAGGTCCATGACGAACTCTTGATGGAGGCGCCGCCGGAAGAAGTGGACCGGGCCGCCGCTCTCCTGAAGGACGCCATGGAAGGCGCCGACGATCTGGGCGCCCTGGGCGTGAAGCTGGCGGCGGAAGTCCGCACGGGCGACAGCTGGCTGGCCTGCAAGTAGGCGACCCCTACCTCGGGGAAACATGAACCGCAGAGAGCACAGAGAAGCGATTTCCATGCTCTGCGGCCTCTGCGCCCTCTGTGGTTAGCCCACTTTATCCGCCCCGGCACCGTCCTGACCCTGAGGGTGGCTGGTGGAGGGTTTGACACTTTGTCGGGGGATGTTCCCGGATCAGGCGATTTCTGGGGGTTTTGTGATGGCTGCCCGGGCTCAAACTTAACGGGGAGGTCATGATTGGCGGGTCTGGTGCGGGAGCGCACCGCAGCCCCAGTCCCCTTCCTGCAGGAGTCTGAACATGAGCCAGTTCAACATCGCCTGGTTGCCCGGTGACGGCGTGGGCGTCGAGGTCATGGAGGCCGCCAAGATCTGCCTGGATGCCCTGAAGTTCGATGCCTCGTACACCCACGGGGACATCGGCTGGGAGTTCTGGTGCAAGGAGGGGGAAGCCTTCCCCCAGCGCACCATCGACCTGCTGAAGAACAGCCATGCCGCCATGTTCGGCGCCATCACCTCGAAGCCCGTGAAGGACGCCGAGGCGGAGCTGGTGCCGGAACTGAAGGGCAAGGGGCTCATCTACCGCAGCCCCATCGTCCGCATGCGGCAGATGTTCGACCTCTACACCTGCCTGAGGCCCTGCAAGGCCTACGCGGGCAACCCTCTGAACTACAAGGAAGACATCGACATGGTGATCTTCCGCGAGAACACCGAGGATCTCTACGCCGGCGTGGAATTCAGCCCCGTTCCCGACGAGCTGAAGGAAACCCTGAAGAAGCTCAGCAAGCCCTTCGCCCACTTCGCGGAGATTCCCGGCGACCAGTTCGCCATCACCTGCAAAGTGAACACCCAGAAGGGCTGCGACCGCATCATCCGCGCCGCCTTCGAGTACGCCAAGAAGTTCGGCTACCCCAAGGTCACGGTCATCCACAAGGCCAATGTGGTGCGGGCCACCGAAGGCATGTTCCTGGAGACCGGCAAGCGCATCGCCAAGGAATACCCGGGCATCGCGATGGATGACGCCAATGTCGATGCCATCACCATGTGGATGCTCAAGAACCCCAAGAACTACGGCGTGATGGTGGCCACCAACCTCTTCGGCGACATCGTCAGCGACCTCGCCGCCCAGATGGTGGGCGGGCTCGGCTTCGGCTGCTCGGGGAACATCGGCGAGAAGCTGGCGGTGTTCGAACCGAGCCATGGCAGCGCGCCGAAGTACGCGGGCCAGTACAAGGTGAACCCCATCGCCACCATCCTGGCCGCCAAGATGATGCTGGATTGGCTGGGGGAGACCGAGAAGGGCGCCCGGCTCGAAGCCGCCACCGCCGCCGTCATCGCCGAAGGCCAGGTCCGCACCTACGACATGGGCGGCAAGGCCACGACCCTCGACATGGGCGAGGCGATTGCCAGGAAGCTCTGAGGTCGGCCATGGATCGCATCCTCATCCACGAAGTTGGCCCCCGCGACGGTCTCCAGGCCGAAAGCGTGGTTGTACCAACGGAAACGAAACTCGACTGGATCCGCCGCATGGCGGATTCGGGCGTGGACATCGTCCAGGTGGGCTCCTTCGTGCGGGGCGACAAGATGCCCCAGATGGCCGACACGGATGAGCTGTTCCGCCTCCTCGGCCGGGAATCCCATCGGGCCCTGCTGTCGGGTCTGGTGCTCAACGAGAAGGGGTTGGAGCGGGCCCTGGAGGTGGGCGTTCCGCTCATCTGCATGGGCGTGTCCGCCTCCGAGACCCACAGCCGCAAGAACACCGGCATGGGCACGGAGGACGCCACGCGCCGCATCATCGCCACGGCCCTGGAAGCCCGGAAGGCCGGGCGGAAGGTGCAGGTGAGCGTGCAGAGCGCCTTCGGCTGCGGCTTTGAAGGCCCCATCGACGAGGCCCGGGTCCTGGGCATCGTGGCCGCCTACCTGGACGCCGGGCTGACCTCCATCAGCCTGGCGGACACGGCGGGCCATGCCCACCCGGCCCAGGTGCGGCGCTATGTCCAGAAGGTCCTGGGCCTGGACCCCGCCGCCGAAATCACGGCGCACATCCACAACACCTACGGCCTGGGCATGGCCAGCGTCTACGCCGCCATGGAAGCCGGGGCCCGGGCCATCGAGACCAGCTTCGGCGGGCTCGGTGGCTGCCCCTTCACCAAGGTGGCGGCCGGTAATGTGGCCACGGAAGATCTCGTCCATGGCCTCCAGCGCACGGGGCAGCGCATGGACATCGACCTCGCGGCCCTCATCGGGGTGACGAAGGATGTCGCCGCCCACTTCGGTCGGGAACTCCCCGGCTGCGTCTACCGAACCGGGCCTCTCGCT harbors:
- a CDS encoding SDR family oxidoreductase, which codes for MRNWVLITGCSTGIGRALVPLCRGAGWGVVATARRPESLADLPPGEDLRVLPLDVTEDASVARAAATCADLRLKALVNNAGYGQVGPLELLRPEELRAQFETNVIGLHRVTNAFLPLLRRQPGARILQVASMLGRLSIPLAGPYNASKHAVVALAESLRLEVGREVAVVLVEPGAIRTAFRETLATAWGDLPERARGTRYEAVIGRYLALRKGQAERFAMDAEDCARQLLHALDAAHPPRRVVIGRDAFWVAKLKALLPVAWWEGLLRRQYGLD
- a CDS encoding cache domain-containing protein is translated as MSIHPRRLLALPAALMITTALLAQPAERPKAEAMVKEGIAFLKANGKEAFLAEVHKPQGRFHVKQGGTLYLFVYDLKGVVLAHGARANLLGVNRWNVKDPDGVYNIQEIIKTGQKKGGGWADMKVENPATGKVENKTSFCLAEGGLVVGCGIYK
- a CDS encoding cache domain-containing protein; translation: MTAPPLLAQDQPARALSLVKEAVAFAKSHGKEALLREINHGQGRFHVKSGEELYIFVYDLQGVCQAIGFQSQMVGTNRIGLRDPDGKHFLRDMIAVARAKGSGWVDYKYPHPATGKVRTKVSYVELMEGWIIGCGAYK
- the polA gene encoding DNA polymerase I; the encoded protein is MAEDRLYLIDTFAFIFRAYFANPRLKNGAAYTFTRLVLQLLEKHKPTHIACVFDTPEPTFRHEIYPEYKANRDAMPEDLRPQIPMIRQLVEALNIPIVELHGYEADDVMGTLARESAAHGLPAVIVSPDKDLLQLVDDGLRIQVLNTKDGEVWHDREGVKTRMGVWPEQVVDFLSLVGDASDNVKGVPGIGEKGAALLLEKFGNLDGVIAGKAELKPKQREGLDTAAAWLELTRRLVTVVTDLKLSLHPKDLAYPGVDEAKARETFKALGFQTLTKEFTQSAEQAGSARTYRAASTVADLEAAVAACRAAGRFGLDTETTSIDPTRGHLVGLSLAWAPNEGLYVPLAHLKPATADTEGSLPGLLPDSGLPESLLDLRGDAVGFFSELAPHLDPRNVPFAEARRVLAPLLADASVGKCGQNLKYDLQVLTRHGLPVAGLADDSMVLSFLLESGVRHNLDDLSVRLLDVKPIAFEEVVGKGKSQKRFDEAVFEQAVQYAAEDADLALQLCDKLRTRFADDRMKRLYEEVDLPLVEVLAALEGHGVRLDLNVLSQLAVRMHGERERAQARVIELAGEPFNLNSPTQLGAILFGKLGYKPVKFTGKTKAPSTDEDVLQELAKAQGAEIASELLRHRQMVKLLGTYVEALPQMVNPVTKRVHTRLHQAAVASGRLASSDPNLQNIPIRTEEGRAIRGAFVPEPGWVLLDADYSQIELRVVAALAEDPVLLGAFAAGEDIHRRTASEVFGVPMETVTSDQRSASKAVNFGLLYGQGAFALAANIGVSQKEAKAFIERYFERMPKVAAWIEGAKERALAEGLVRTHWGRIRLIPELESPNKQFQAQGLREAVNTIVQGTAADLMRRAMVRLHRSLQVSGLRARLLLQVHDELLMEAPPEEVDRAAALLKDAMEGADDLGALGVKLAAEVRTGDSWLACK
- a CDS encoding isocitrate/isopropylmalate dehydrogenase family protein; translated protein: MSQFNIAWLPGDGVGVEVMEAAKICLDALKFDASYTHGDIGWEFWCKEGEAFPQRTIDLLKNSHAAMFGAITSKPVKDAEAELVPELKGKGLIYRSPIVRMRQMFDLYTCLRPCKAYAGNPLNYKEDIDMVIFRENTEDLYAGVEFSPVPDELKETLKKLSKPFAHFAEIPGDQFAITCKVNTQKGCDRIIRAAFEYAKKFGYPKVTVIHKANVVRATEGMFLETGKRIAKEYPGIAMDDANVDAITMWMLKNPKNYGVMVATNLFGDIVSDLAAQMVGGLGFGCSGNIGEKLAVFEPSHGSAPKYAGQYKVNPIATILAAKMMLDWLGETEKGARLEAATAAVIAEGQVRTYDMGGKATTLDMGEAIARKL
- a CDS encoding hydroxymethylglutaryl-CoA lyase, whose translation is MDRILIHEVGPRDGLQAESVVVPTETKLDWIRRMADSGVDIVQVGSFVRGDKMPQMADTDELFRLLGRESHRALLSGLVLNEKGLERALEVGVPLICMGVSASETHSRKNTGMGTEDATRRIIATALEARKAGRKVQVSVQSAFGCGFEGPIDEARVLGIVAAYLDAGLTSISLADTAGHAHPAQVRRYVQKVLGLDPAAEITAHIHNTYGLGMASVYAAMEAGARAIETSFGGLGGCPFTKVAAGNVATEDLVHGLQRTGQRMDIDLAALIGVTKDVAAHFGRELPGCVYRTGPLAAKVTA